In the Phaeobacter gallaeciensis genome, one interval contains:
- a CDS encoding sugar transferase has protein sequence MPHRRSSRPELYRRAGKRTLDLLLTLLSLPVTLPVVLFCALALALEGGSPFYTQERLGRNGRRFRILKLRTMVRDADARLAECLARDPALRREWDATQKLKNDPRITRVGRILRVTSMDELPQLWNVVKGEMSLVGPRPMMPEQLAIYGDPRDYFDLKPGLTGLWQVSARNESTFAFRAAADSEYCRALSLGCDIGLIWRTIGVVLKGTGY, from the coding sequence ATGCCGCACCGCCGGTCCTCGCGTCCGGAGCTGTATCGTCGGGCTGGAAAACGGACCCTAGATTTGCTGCTAACCCTATTATCCTTGCCTGTCACTCTGCCTGTCGTGTTGTTCTGCGCGCTGGCGCTTGCACTTGAAGGCGGCAGCCCGTTTTACACGCAGGAGCGCCTGGGCCGGAATGGCAGACGCTTCCGAATCCTGAAGCTGCGCACCATGGTGCGGGATGCGGATGCCCGTCTGGCCGAATGCCTTGCGCGGGACCCGGCCTTGCGGCGGGAATGGGACGCAACGCAGAAACTGAAGAACGATCCCCGCATCACCCGTGTTGGCCGTATCCTACGAGTCACCTCCATGGATGAGCTTCCGCAGCTGTGGAACGTGGTGAAAGGCGAGATGAGCCTTGTGGGTCCGCGTCCGATGATGCCCGAGCAGCTGGCGATTTACGGTGATCCGCGCGATTATTTTGATCTCAAACCCGGTTTGACGGGGCTGTGGCAGGTGTCGGCTCGCAACGAAAGCACCTTTGCCTTTCGCGCTGCCGCGGATTCCGAATACTGTCGCGCGCTAAGCCTTGGCTGTGACATCGGTCTGATCTGGCGCACTATCGGCGTGGTTCTGAAAGGTACAGGATATTAA
- a CDS encoding oligosaccharide flippase family protein, with product MLKQAALFSGQGLLARVLRSASWLMIGYGGSQALRLGANLVLARLLFPEAFGLMALVSVVTVGLSLFSDVGIGPSIAQNERGDDPDFLNTAWTIQVVRGFGLWGMTLLLAWPVSWLYQAPDLLLYLPIAGIGLAIAGFNPTRIETAHRHLLVGRLTALDLAAQALGIGAMVLLAWANGSVLALVLGGVIQAAAKLALTHFGLPGQTNRFRWELRAAQELIRFGKWIFLSTAFWFLTSQGDRAILGRFVPLDVLGVYNIGYFLASFPMLLGHAVNQRLMIPVYRDKPADGPPENRRKHRLLRAGLSAVILSLLLIMAWIGPWLTDLLYDARYQQAGAMIVLISLALAPAVITMTYDQAALAAGDSRAFFVFTASRALLQTALFLLGTYWFGLPGGIAALGLAMLGAYPVLIWLARRHGAWDPLHDLVSGFLVVLVGGSALWWHQDAVLTLIKALAP from the coding sequence ATGCTTAAGCAAGCCGCGCTGTTTTCCGGCCAGGGTCTGCTGGCGCGGGTGCTGCGCTCGGCCTCCTGGCTGATGATCGGCTATGGCGGCAGCCAGGCACTGCGGCTTGGCGCCAATCTGGTCCTGGCCCGGCTGCTGTTCCCCGAGGCCTTTGGCCTGATGGCACTGGTCAGCGTGGTGACCGTTGGCCTTTCGCTGTTTTCCGATGTCGGGATCGGCCCGTCCATTGCGCAGAATGAACGTGGCGATGATCCTGACTTTCTCAACACCGCCTGGACCATTCAAGTTGTCCGCGGGTTCGGTCTCTGGGGGATGACTCTGCTGCTGGCCTGGCCTGTTTCCTGGCTCTATCAGGCCCCGGATCTGCTGCTCTACTTGCCGATCGCCGGCATTGGCCTCGCCATCGCAGGCTTCAACCCGACCCGCATTGAAACTGCGCACCGGCACTTGCTGGTCGGGCGCCTCACTGCACTGGATCTCGCGGCGCAGGCCCTTGGCATCGGCGCTATGGTGCTTTTGGCATGGGCAAACGGATCGGTTCTGGCGCTGGTTCTGGGCGGGGTCATTCAGGCCGCGGCGAAACTGGCGCTGACCCATTTTGGCCTGCCAGGGCAGACAAACCGGTTTCGCTGGGAACTCCGCGCCGCGCAGGAGCTGATCCGCTTTGGCAAGTGGATATTCCTCTCCACGGCCTTCTGGTTCCTGACCTCGCAGGGGGACCGGGCTATCTTGGGCCGCTTTGTGCCGCTGGATGTGCTGGGCGTCTATAATATCGGCTACTTTCTAGCGAGTTTCCCGATGCTGCTGGGCCATGCGGTGAACCAGAGGCTGATGATTCCGGTGTACCGCGACAAGCCCGCCGATGGCCCGCCGGAAAACCGGCGCAAACACCGCCTGCTGCGCGCAGGTCTGAGCGCCGTGATCCTGTCGCTGCTGTTGATCATGGCCTGGATCGGCCCCTGGCTGACAGATCTGCTCTATGATGCGCGCTATCAGCAGGCGGGTGCGATGATCGTGCTGATCTCACTGGCTCTGGCCCCGGCCGTCATCACCATGACCTACGATCAGGCCGCATTGGCCGCCGGAGACAGCCGGGCGTTCTTTGTCTTCACCGCCAGCCGCGCCCTGCTGCAAACAGCACTTTTCTTACTCGGCACCTACTGGTTCGGGTTGCCCGGCGGTATTGCAGCGCTGGGATTGGCGATGCTCGGCGCCTATCCGGTGCTGATCTGGCTGGCCCGCCGACACGGCGCCTGGGATCCCCTGCACGATCTGGTCTCTGGCTTTCTGGTTGTTCTGGTCGGAGGCAGCGCCCTATGGTGGCATCAAGATGCGGTGCTGACCCTGATCAAGGCGCTAGCCCCCTGA
- a CDS encoding CpsD/CapB family tyrosine-protein kinase, which yields MTQQGFKKFRRRAQVQPEVQEQVRPEPDEAVLENVPTGLQSEPAEILPTTLPSPWERLARISFDPDRGGRDGAPLASAVRTDPAGRAFDLLRTRLLQTLKARGWNRVAVTAPTGGCGATFCAVNLALSLARVPSSRTILMDLNFRSPGVGPAMGLAAAGDMASFLSGTRPVEEALVRPLDTLAVGLNATPDLNAAEILHDSRSAAVLDHMVADLDPETVVFDLPPMLEYDDAAAFLPQVDGVLVISDGTQTTAAHLAACERILNGNAPLLGVVLNRGRATADIGPVA from the coding sequence ATGACGCAACAGGGTTTTAAGAAATTTCGGCGGCGCGCGCAGGTTCAGCCCGAGGTGCAGGAACAGGTGCGCCCGGAACCGGATGAGGCTGTGCTGGAGAACGTACCAACCGGCCTGCAGTCCGAACCTGCCGAAATCCTCCCCACCACCTTGCCAAGCCCATGGGAACGGTTGGCCAGAATTTCCTTTGATCCTGACCGGGGGGGGCGTGATGGTGCGCCGCTGGCTTCAGCCGTGCGGACCGACCCGGCCGGGCGCGCATTTGATCTGCTGCGCACGCGGCTGTTGCAAACCTTGAAGGCCCGCGGCTGGAACCGGGTTGCGGTCACTGCGCCCACCGGGGGCTGTGGAGCCACATTCTGTGCGGTCAATCTGGCGCTTAGCCTGGCGCGGGTGCCGTCTAGCCGGACCATCTTGATGGATCTCAACTTTCGCAGCCCTGGGGTGGGCCCTGCGATGGGGCTGGCGGCGGCGGGCGACATGGCGTCCTTCCTGTCCGGCACCCGCCCTGTAGAAGAGGCGTTGGTGCGCCCGCTCGATACGCTCGCGGTCGGGTTGAACGCGACGCCGGACCTGAACGCGGCAGAAATCCTGCATGACAGCCGTAGCGCCGCGGTACTGGACCACATGGTGGCGGACCTCGACCCGGAAACGGTTGTCTTCGACCTACCACCGATGCTGGAGTACGATGATGCGGCGGCCTTCCTGCCGCAGGTCGACGGGGTGCTGGTGATCTCGGACGGGACGCAGACAACGGCGGCGCATCTGGCCGCTTGCGAGAGGATCCTCAATGGAAACGCGCCGTTGCTGGGGGTGGTCCTGAACCGAGGGCGCGCGACGGCCGACATCGGGCCTGTCGCATAA
- a CDS encoding glycosyltransferase family 2 protein, translated as MTPMISVLIPAHNEAAYIRPCLEALFASDPLPGPVEVLVLANGCTDDTAEIARSVTLPQGWSRKVIDLPQGGKLAALNAGDARARGAVLVYLDADVTVTPPLLAQLAGVLTPEQPLYASGSPRVDPARSALTRAYGQFWSRLPFVTDGAPGFGLFAMTRTGRERWQAWPDIISDDTFARLSFAPAERFRVPARYDWPMVEGFANLVRVRRRQNVGVEEIAERFPHLLENDDKRSLGASGLMRLFLRAPLGFAAYALVSLTVKTPLFRTKTRWARGR; from the coding sequence ATGACACCGATGATATCCGTGCTGATCCCGGCCCATAACGAGGCGGCGTATATCCGCCCCTGTCTTGAGGCACTTTTTGCCTCTGATCCGCTGCCCGGCCCGGTCGAGGTTCTGGTGCTGGCCAATGGCTGCACCGATGACACCGCTGAAATTGCCCGTTCTGTCACCCTTCCCCAAGGCTGGAGCCGCAAGGTGATCGACCTCCCGCAGGGGGGCAAGCTGGCCGCGCTCAATGCCGGGGATGCCCGGGCTCGCGGCGCGGTGCTGGTTTATCTGGATGCCGATGTCACGGTCACCCCGCCCCTTTTAGCGCAACTTGCCGGAGTTCTGACGCCGGAGCAGCCACTTTATGCCAGCGGCAGCCCCCGTGTCGACCCGGCCCGCTCTGCCCTGACCCGCGCCTATGGGCAGTTCTGGTCCAGACTGCCCTTTGTCACGGATGGCGCCCCCGGTTTTGGCCTTTTCGCCATGACCCGCACCGGGCGTGAGCGCTGGCAGGCTTGGCCCGACATCATCTCGGACGACACATTCGCACGGTTGTCCTTTGCCCCTGCCGAGCGCTTTCGTGTGCCCGCCCGCTATGACTGGCCGATGGTCGAAGGCTTTGCCAATCTTGTGCGGGTGCGCAGGCGGCAGAATGTCGGCGTCGAGGAAATCGCCGAGCGATTTCCGCATTTGTTGGAAAACGATGACAAACGCAGCCTCGGTGCATCGGGTCTGATGCGTCTCTTCCTGCGCGCCCCGCTGGGGTTTGCCGCCTATGCGCTGGTCAGCCTGACGGTAAAAACGCCACTGTTCAGGACCAAGACACGCTGGGCGAGAGGTCGCTAG
- a CDS encoding DUF874 domain-containing protein, which yields MGPIYSLPDLLDMLRRRALVILAIAVLGSLVSLFLAARQQHFYESSEVIQVAQPTIADDLAKSTVEGSTARRMQLIEQRLMARSSVLEIVEAFDLYSDMPDLRPSDLVTLVRENVSITGVAAVREGFADDGTIAVLTITARMPSPEQAQAVAAEFGRRTIELSVSTRIEQARETLNFFTAKETAVAKELAALDDEIASYRTEHDVAQPGALEIRQGEIATLNEALLDIDREQIQIRRAADQAMSNERPATAQRMLEEFEEQLATLTAQRDLLTRRKAEIEASLETSPEVERQLAAYDRRLQQLQSELETTRARRNEAEIGFRLETARQSERLTVLEPAALPDYPVTGGRKRTALLGAAASLLAALVIAFLLELRKPVLRSVAQMKRETGLMPVVTIPEMKSPGGKRRSGKGRRS from the coding sequence ATGGGTCCTATCTACTCCTTGCCGGATCTTCTGGACATGCTGCGCCGCCGCGCGTTGGTGATCCTTGCGATTGCCGTTCTGGGCAGTCTGGTGTCGCTGTTTCTGGCCGCCCGACAGCAGCATTTCTACGAAAGCTCCGAGGTCATTCAGGTCGCACAGCCGACAATCGCGGATGATCTGGCCAAATCAACGGTCGAAGGATCCACCGCGCGTCGCATGCAGCTGATCGAACAGCGGCTGATGGCGCGCAGCTCTGTACTAGAGATTGTCGAGGCGTTCGATCTATATAGCGATATGCCGGATCTTAGACCTTCGGACCTGGTTACGCTGGTGCGCGAAAACGTCTCGATTACCGGGGTGGCTGCGGTGCGCGAAGGCTTTGCCGATGATGGTACCATCGCTGTTTTGACCATCACCGCCCGCATGCCCAGCCCTGAACAGGCCCAGGCGGTTGCAGCGGAATTTGGGCGCCGGACGATCGAGCTCAGCGTCAGTACCCGTATCGAGCAGGCGCGGGAAACGCTGAATTTCTTTACCGCAAAGGAAACGGCCGTGGCCAAGGAACTGGCGGCGCTGGACGATGAGATCGCCTCCTACCGGACCGAGCACGACGTTGCTCAGCCGGGGGCGTTGGAAATCCGCCAAGGGGAAATCGCCACGCTGAACGAGGCGCTGCTGGATATTGACCGGGAGCAGATCCAGATCCGTCGGGCGGCAGATCAGGCGATGTCCAATGAACGCCCGGCAACAGCGCAGCGCATGCTTGAAGAATTCGAAGAGCAGCTTGCCACCCTGACCGCGCAGCGCGATCTTCTGACCCGGCGCAAGGCAGAAATCGAAGCGTCACTAGAAACCTCTCCTGAGGTCGAGCGTCAGCTCGCTGCCTATGACCGCAGGCTGCAACAGCTGCAGAGCGAACTGGAGACGACCCGTGCTCGCCGCAACGAGGCCGAGATCGGATTCCGTCTGGAAACCGCGCGCCAGTCCGAGCGACTGACAGTGCTGGAACCAGCTGCCTTGCCCGATTACCCGGTAACAGGGGGACGCAAGCGCACGGCGCTTTTGGGCGCCGCCGCCAGCCTGCTCGCCGCTTTGGTGATTGCCTTCCTTCTGGAGTTACGAAAGCCGGTGCTGCGCTCGGTCGCGCAGATGAAGCGGGAAACTGGGCTAATGCCGGTTGTCACCATTCCGGAAATGAAGTCCCCCGGCGGAAAACGGCGCTCAGGCAAAGGGCGGCGCAGCTGA